A DNA window from Actinomadura luzonensis contains the following coding sequences:
- a CDS encoding MerR family transcriptional regulator, whose protein sequence is MAVSSGEGKTAGQEDPVRREDARQRAGEQGLLFDEQPAALPDDIGYRGPTACAAAGITYRQLDYWARTGLVEPTIRAAHGSGSQRLYSFRDILVLKVVKRLLDTGVSLQQIRTAVQHLRDRGVADLAQITLMSDGVSVYECTSADEVIDLLQGGQGVFGIALGRVWREVEGSLAELPGERAAVEDTVPADHPADELARRRRARRLG, encoded by the coding sequence GTGGCGGTCAGCAGCGGCGAGGGAAAGACGGCCGGCCAGGAAGATCCGGTGCGGCGCGAGGACGCGCGGCAGCGTGCCGGGGAGCAGGGCCTGCTCTTCGACGAGCAGCCGGCGGCGCTGCCGGACGACATCGGATACCGCGGGCCCACGGCCTGCGCCGCGGCCGGCATCACCTACAGGCAGCTCGACTACTGGGCGCGCACGGGCCTGGTGGAGCCGACCATCCGGGCCGCGCACGGCTCGGGCTCCCAGCGGCTCTACAGCTTCCGCGACATCCTGGTGCTCAAGGTCGTCAAGCGGCTCCTCGACACCGGGGTGTCCCTGCAGCAGATCCGCACGGCCGTGCAGCACCTGCGTGATCGCGGGGTCGCCGACCTCGCCCAGATCACGCTCATGAGCGACGGCGTCAGCGTCTACGAGTGCACCTCGGCCGACGAGGTGATAGACCTCCTGCAGGGCGGCCAGGGCGTGTTCGGCATCGCGCTCGGCCGGGTCTGGCGAGAGGTCGAGGGAAGCCTCGCGGAGCTGCCGGGGGAACGCGCGGCGGTCGAGGACACCGTCCCGGCCGACCACCCCGCTGACGAACTCGCCCGGCGCCGGCGCGCCCGACGCCTAGGGTAG
- the gcvP gene encoding aminomethyl-transferring glycine dehydrogenase — MSDPSASQQDPAATPASPPVSGPLSETLPTAPPPSTPSLDAPPFAARHIGPSEAEQQRMLEAVGFESVADLVAVAVPEAIRAKDRLALPAAAGEAETIAELRALAGRNRVLTSMIGQGYHDTVTPAVIRRNLLENPGWYTAYTPYQPEISQGRLEALLNFQTVVSDLTGLPVAGASLLDEATAAAEAMTLARRGGKSKSNVFVVDADALPQTKRVLATRAEPLGIELVEHDLDGELPECFGVLVQYPGASGRLRDLRATAAAAHQAGALVVAAADLLALTLVAAPGELGADIAIGSSQRFGVPLGFGGPHAAYMSVREGLQRQLPGRLVGVSVDADGDPAYRLALQTREQHIRREKATSNICTAQVLLAVIAGMYAVYHGPEGLRRIALRVHRHAAALAGALRAGGLEVVHETFFDTVLVRVPGRAAEVVAAAAERGVNLWRTGDDHVSVACDEKTGAAELQAVLAAFGLPGREARAETAADALPAELLRESGYLTHPVFHSHRSETAMLRYLRRLQDKDIALDRSMIPLGSCTMKLNASTEMEPITWPEFAGIHPYAPAEQAEGYLELIGTLERWLAEVTGYDAVSLQPNAGSQGEFAGLLAIRAYHRDHGQEGRDVCLIPSSAHGTNAASAVMAGLRVVVVACDAEGNIDLADLDAKIAKHRDQLAAIMVTYPSTHGVYEESITEVCAKVHEAGGQVYVDGANLNALVGLAKPGEFGADVSHLNLHKTFCIPHGGGGPGVGPVAVRGHLAAYLPGHPLHNGTPVGPVSAAPYGSAGILPISWAYIRMMGADGLTAATEQAILSANYLARRLAPHYPVLYTGRGGLVAHECIIDLRQITKETGVTVDDVAKRLIDYGFHAPTMSFPVAGTLMIEPTESEDLAELDRFVEAMISIRAEIAKVASGAYDRNDNPLRNAPHTAESVTADEWPHPYSRSEAAYPLPSLREGKYWVPVRRIDQAYGDRNLVCSCPPLEAYED, encoded by the coding sequence ATGTCCGATCCGTCAGCATCCCAGCAGGACCCCGCAGCCACGCCGGCGTCCCCGCCTGTCTCTGGGCCTCTTTCCGAGACCCTGCCCACGGCTCCGCCGCCGTCCACCCCCTCGCTGGACGCGCCGCCGTTCGCCGCCCGGCACATCGGCCCCTCCGAGGCCGAGCAGCAGCGCATGCTGGAGGCCGTCGGCTTCGAGTCCGTGGCCGACCTGGTGGCCGTGGCGGTGCCCGAGGCCATCAGGGCCAAGGACCGCCTCGCGCTGCCCGCCGCCGCCGGCGAGGCCGAGACCATCGCCGAGCTGCGCGCCCTCGCCGGGCGCAACCGGGTGCTCACCTCCATGATCGGCCAGGGCTACCACGACACGGTCACGCCCGCCGTCATCCGCCGCAACCTGCTGGAGAACCCCGGCTGGTACACCGCGTACACGCCGTACCAGCCGGAGATCTCGCAGGGACGGCTGGAGGCGCTGCTCAACTTCCAGACCGTCGTCTCCGACCTGACCGGCCTGCCCGTCGCCGGCGCGTCCCTGCTGGACGAGGCCACCGCCGCCGCCGAGGCCATGACCCTGGCCCGGCGCGGCGGCAAGTCCAAGAGCAACGTGTTCGTGGTCGACGCCGACGCGCTGCCGCAGACCAAGCGGGTGCTGGCCACCCGCGCCGAGCCGCTCGGCATCGAGCTGGTCGAGCACGACCTGGACGGCGAGCTGCCCGAGTGCTTCGGCGTGCTCGTCCAGTACCCCGGCGCCTCCGGCCGGCTGCGCGACCTCCGCGCCACCGCCGCCGCCGCGCACCAGGCCGGGGCGCTCGTCGTGGCCGCCGCCGACCTGCTCGCGCTCACCCTCGTGGCCGCGCCCGGCGAGCTCGGCGCCGACATCGCGATCGGCTCCTCCCAGCGCTTCGGCGTGCCGCTCGGCTTCGGCGGGCCGCACGCCGCCTACATGTCCGTCCGCGAAGGGCTGCAGCGCCAGCTCCCCGGCCGCCTGGTCGGCGTGTCCGTCGACGCCGACGGCGACCCCGCCTACCGGCTCGCCCTGCAGACCCGCGAGCAGCACATCCGGCGCGAGAAGGCCACCAGCAACATCTGCACCGCCCAGGTCCTGCTGGCCGTCATCGCCGGCATGTACGCCGTCTACCACGGGCCCGAGGGCCTGCGCCGCATCGCGCTGCGCGTGCACCGGCACGCCGCCGCCCTCGCCGGGGCGCTGCGCGCCGGCGGGCTGGAGGTCGTGCACGAGACGTTCTTCGACACCGTCCTCGTCCGGGTGCCCGGCCGGGCCGCCGAGGTGGTCGCCGCGGCGGCCGAACGCGGCGTCAACCTGTGGCGGACCGGCGACGACCACGTCTCCGTCGCCTGCGACGAGAAGACCGGCGCGGCCGAGCTCCAGGCCGTCCTGGCCGCGTTCGGCCTGCCCGGACGTGAGGCGCGCGCCGAGACCGCCGCCGACGCGCTGCCCGCCGAGCTGCTGCGCGAGTCCGGCTACCTCACCCACCCCGTCTTCCACAGCCACCGCTCCGAGACCGCGATGCTGCGCTACCTGCGCCGCCTCCAGGACAAGGACATCGCGCTGGACCGCTCGATGATCCCGCTCGGCTCCTGCACGATGAAGCTCAACGCCAGCACCGAGATGGAGCCGATCACCTGGCCCGAGTTCGCCGGCATCCACCCGTACGCGCCCGCCGAGCAGGCCGAGGGCTACCTGGAGCTGATCGGCACGCTGGAGCGCTGGCTGGCCGAGGTGACCGGCTACGACGCCGTCTCGCTGCAGCCCAACGCCGGCTCGCAGGGCGAGTTCGCCGGGCTGCTGGCCATCCGCGCCTACCACCGCGACCACGGCCAGGAGGGGCGCGACGTGTGCCTCATCCCGTCCTCCGCGCACGGCACCAACGCCGCCAGCGCCGTCATGGCCGGATTGCGGGTCGTGGTCGTCGCCTGCGACGCCGAAGGCAACATCGACCTCGCCGACCTCGACGCCAAGATCGCCAAGCACCGCGACCAGCTCGCCGCGATCATGGTGACGTACCCGTCCACGCACGGCGTCTACGAGGAGAGCATCACCGAGGTCTGCGCCAAGGTGCACGAGGCCGGCGGCCAGGTCTACGTGGACGGCGCCAACCTCAACGCCCTGGTCGGGCTGGCCAAGCCGGGCGAGTTCGGGGCCGACGTGTCCCACCTCAACCTGCACAAGACCTTCTGCATCCCGCACGGCGGCGGCGGCCCCGGCGTCGGCCCGGTCGCGGTCCGCGGCCACCTGGCCGCCTACCTGCCCGGCCACCCGCTGCACAACGGCACGCCGGTCGGCCCGGTCTCGGCCGCCCCGTACGGCTCGGCGGGCATCCTGCCGATCTCGTGGGCCTACATCAGGATGATGGGCGCCGACGGCCTCACCGCCGCCACCGAGCAGGCCATCCTGTCGGCCAACTACCTGGCCCGCCGGCTGGCCCCGCACTACCCGGTGCTCTACACCGGCCGCGGCGGGCTGGTCGCCCACGAGTGCATCATCGACCTGCGGCAGATCACCAAGGAGACCGGCGTCACCGTGGACGACGTGGCCAAGCGCCTCATCGACTACGGCTTCCACGCCCCGACGATGTCGTTCCCGGTGGCCGGCACGCTCATGATCGAGCCCACCGAGAGCGAGGACCTCGCCGAGCTGGACCGGTTCGTCGAAGCCATGATCTCCATCCGCGCCGAGATCGCCAAGGTCGCCTCCGGCGCGTACGACAGGAACGACAACCCGCTGCGCAACGCCCCGCACACGGCCGAGTCCGTCACCGCCGACGAATGGCCGCACCCCTACAGCCGGAGCGAGGCGGCCTACCCGCTGCCGTCGCTGCGCGAGGGCAAGTACTGGGTGCCGGTGCGCCGCATCGACCAGGCCTACGGCGACCGCAACCTGGTGTGCTCGTGCCCGCCCCTGGAGGCGTACGAGGACTGA
- a CDS encoding bifunctional nuclease family protein — MLQMEVVGVRVEMPTNQPIVLLKEAHGERFLPIWIGMTEATAIALAQAEEPPPRPLTHDLFRDVLSALGVGLRAVNIVALRDGIFFADLVFSNGVEVSARPSDSIALALRTGARIFASEEVVQEAGVVIPDDQEDEVEKFREFLDTISPEDFGRAG; from the coding sequence GTGTTGCAGATGGAGGTCGTGGGCGTAAGAGTTGAAATGCCCACTAATCAACCGATCGTCTTGCTCAAGGAGGCACACGGGGAACGGTTCCTGCCGATCTGGATCGGCATGACCGAGGCGACGGCCATCGCCCTGGCCCAGGCCGAGGAGCCGCCGCCGCGGCCGCTCACCCACGACCTGTTCCGCGACGTGCTGAGCGCCCTCGGCGTCGGGCTGCGCGCGGTCAACATCGTCGCCCTGCGCGACGGCATCTTCTTCGCCGATCTCGTCTTCTCCAACGGCGTGGAGGTGAGCGCGCGGCCCTCCGACTCCATCGCGCTCGCCCTGCGCACCGGAGCCCGCATCTTCGCCAGCGAGGAGGTGGTCCAGGAGGCCGGCGTGGTCATCCCCGACGACCAGGAGGACGAGGTGGAGAAGTTCAGGGAGTTCCTTGACACGATCTCTCCCGAGGACTTCGGCAGGGCGGGGTAG
- the ftsR gene encoding transcriptional regulator FtsR yields MTSQAARSHMSIGEVLALLQGEFPDVTISKIRFLEGEGLIEPERSPSGFRKFTHLHVEQLRFILTEQRDHYLPLRVIKDRMAESFGRPRAVPDKQEVRLSRGELLEAAGIDEETLAECEDYGLLAPVARRYDEEALKVARTVGALARFGLGARHLRAVRAAAERECGLVEQSVAPVLKRRSPGAIGEAEETARELSNLLLDLHASLVRTGVRAVLGR; encoded by the coding sequence ATGACTTCCCAGGCGGCCCGCTCGCACATGAGCATCGGGGAGGTGCTCGCCCTGCTGCAGGGCGAGTTCCCCGATGTGACGATCTCCAAGATCAGGTTCTTGGAGGGCGAGGGGCTCATCGAGCCCGAGCGCAGCCCCTCCGGCTTCCGCAAGTTCACCCACCTGCACGTCGAGCAGCTGCGCTTCATCCTCACCGAGCAGCGCGACCACTACCTGCCGCTGCGGGTCATCAAGGACCGGATGGCCGAGAGCTTCGGCCGTCCCCGGGCCGTGCCCGACAAGCAGGAGGTCCGGCTCAGCCGCGGCGAGCTGCTGGAGGCCGCGGGCATCGACGAGGAGACCCTCGCCGAGTGCGAGGACTACGGCCTGCTGGCCCCGGTGGCCCGGCGCTACGACGAGGAGGCGCTCAAGGTCGCCCGCACCGTCGGCGCGCTGGCCCGCTTCGGCCTGGGCGCCCGGCACCTGCGGGCGGTCCGGGCCGCCGCCGAGCGCGAGTGCGGCCTGGTCGAGCAGAGCGTCGCGCCGGTGCTGAAACGGCGCTCCCCGGGCGCGATCGGCGAGGCCGAGGAGACCGCCAGAGAGCTGTCCAACCTTCTGCTCGACCTGCACGCGTCGCTGGTGCGCACAGGGGTGCGTGCGGTCCTGGGACGCTGA
- a CDS encoding TetR/AcrR family transcriptional regulator C-terminal domain-containing protein — MPAKRPPVPLSRERIIEAALHIADSQGLRRLTMRRLGDALQVEAMAIYHHLPRGKEALMDALAEHVTTVHVEQRATWQETAKAWCRAERELLREHPGVLALALTKPPKGSTLLALREQTEQLADGGLDDAPEAVRALRAFVYGSVAVEVQQSGWADPEVDEWVRRDERADADFERGLDALLKGLQT, encoded by the coding sequence ATGCCCGCCAAGAGACCACCGGTCCCCCTCTCCCGCGAGCGCATCATCGAGGCCGCGCTGCACATCGCCGACAGCCAGGGCCTGCGCCGGCTCACCATGCGCCGGCTGGGCGACGCGCTGCAGGTCGAGGCCATGGCCATCTACCATCACCTGCCGCGCGGCAAGGAGGCGCTGATGGACGCCCTGGCCGAGCACGTCACCACCGTCCACGTGGAGCAGCGCGCCACCTGGCAGGAGACGGCCAAGGCGTGGTGCCGGGCGGAGCGGGAGCTGCTGCGCGAGCACCCGGGCGTGCTGGCGCTGGCGCTCACCAAGCCGCCGAAGGGCTCCACGCTGCTCGCCCTGCGCGAGCAGACCGAGCAGCTGGCGGACGGCGGCCTGGACGACGCCCCGGAGGCGGTGCGTGCGCTGCGCGCGTTCGTGTACGGCAGCGTGGCGGTCGAGGTGCAGCAGTCGGGGTGGGCCGACCCAGAAGTGGACGAATGGGTCAGACGGGACGAACGTGCGGATGCGGACTTCGAGCGCGGACTCGACGCTCTTCTCAAGGGTTTGCAAACGTGA
- a CDS encoding tetratricopeptide repeat protein, with product MTSSELETPPLDIARRLAENGDLDGAAAILRRLVADPEGPDRAQAAVGLAVVLEERGDVEAARAAARTALATGHPEYAAQAACHLAQGFEREGRSEQARAAWQAVLGVGTPAYLPHAHLALARLAETLGDAEKSLRDAMTAGDEQVAALAARELADLLLEHGEPGAAADVLLEALEAAPEEEVPGLRVRLGIAHLELACAEFAGTVEGGADAPTSALAIELLARTLPLRGRPEDADQVWTYGLEHADEAVAAEVRLRYQREP from the coding sequence TTGACGTCCTCAGAGCTGGAGACCCCGCCCCTCGACATCGCCCGCCGTCTCGCCGAGAACGGCGACCTCGACGGCGCCGCCGCCATCCTGCGCAGGCTCGTCGCCGACCCCGAGGGCCCCGACCGGGCGCAGGCGGCGGTCGGCCTCGCCGTGGTGCTGGAGGAGCGCGGCGACGTCGAGGCCGCGCGGGCCGCCGCCCGCACCGCGCTCGCCACCGGCCACCCCGAGTACGCCGCGCAGGCCGCCTGCCACCTCGCGCAGGGCTTCGAACGCGAGGGACGCTCCGAGCAGGCCAGGGCCGCCTGGCAGGCCGTGCTGGGCGTCGGCACCCCCGCCTACCTGCCGCACGCCCACCTCGCGCTGGCCCGCCTGGCCGAAACCCTCGGCGACGCCGAGAAGTCGCTGCGCGACGCCATGACCGCCGGCGACGAGCAGGTGGCGGCGCTGGCCGCGCGCGAGCTGGCCGACCTGCTACTGGAGCACGGCGAGCCGGGCGCGGCGGCCGACGTGCTGCTGGAGGCCCTGGAGGCGGCCCCGGAGGAGGAGGTGCCGGGGCTGCGGGTGCGGCTCGGCATCGCGCACCTGGAGCTGGCCTGCGCCGAGTTCGCCGGGACCGTGGAAGGCGGGGCCGACGCCCCGACCAGCGCCCTGGCCATCGAACTGCTGGCCCGCACACTGCCGCTACGAGGCCGGCCCGAGGACGCCGACCAGGTGTGGACGTACGGGCTGGAACACGCCGACGAGGCGGTGGCCGCCGAGGTACGCCTCCGCTACCAGCGCGAGCCCTGA
- a CDS encoding DUF5999 family protein — protein sequence MCPHVPACPDAEAPDREAARTLACHPEQGWSLLCNGVVLFEDTGELLPSGATIEPHRPVAV from the coding sequence ATGTGCCCGCACGTCCCGGCCTGTCCGGATGCAGAGGCGCCCGACCGCGAGGCGGCGCGCACCCTCGCCTGCCATCCCGAGCAGGGATGGAGCCTGCTCTGCAACGGCGTCGTCCTGTTCGAGGACACCGGGGAGCTCCTGCCCAGCGGCGCCACGATCGAGCCCCACCGCCCCGTCGCCGTCTGA
- a CDS encoding alpha/beta hydrolase family protein, translated as MKIVTPWGPALVELEEAAEPRLLLVLTHGSAGGVDAPDLLAVRDAALRAGFSVARVTQPFRLAGARAPGSPARQDEAWEAVLAELRARRPGLPLVQGGRSNGARVACRTAVAVGAAAVVALAFPLHPPGKPDRSRAGELRGAGVDVLVVNGDRDPFGVPDAADAARLVVLPGEGHDLKRDPARVGEIVAEWLGHYAPAR; from the coding sequence ATGAAGATCGTCACCCCGTGGGGCCCCGCTCTGGTGGAGCTGGAGGAGGCGGCCGAGCCGCGGCTGCTGCTGGTGCTCACGCACGGCTCGGCCGGGGGAGTGGACGCCCCCGACCTGCTGGCGGTGCGTGACGCCGCGCTGCGGGCGGGCTTCAGCGTGGCCCGGGTGACGCAGCCGTTCCGGCTGGCGGGGGCGCGGGCCCCGGGCTCGCCGGCGCGGCAGGACGAGGCGTGGGAGGCTGTCCTGGCGGAGCTGCGGGCGCGCCGGCCCGGCCTGCCCCTCGTGCAGGGCGGGCGGAGCAACGGGGCGCGGGTGGCCTGCCGTACGGCGGTGGCGGTGGGCGCGGCGGCGGTGGTGGCGCTGGCCTTCCCGCTGCACCCGCCCGGCAAGCCCGACAGGTCCAGGGCCGGCGAGCTGCGCGGGGCCGGGGTGGACGTGCTGGTCGTCAACGGCGACCGCGATCCCTTCGGCGTCCCCGACGCGGCGGACGCGGCGCGCCTGGTGGTGCTGCCCGGCGAGGGGCACGACCTCAAACGGGACCCCGCCCGGGTGGGCGAGATCGTGGCCGAGTGGCTGGGCCACTACGCGCCGGCGCGCTAG